The window GGCGCTGGAAGCCTCCACGGCGGGGATGGCCCTCCCCTGGTTTGAGCTGCCCCGGGGCGGCCTGATCCTGGACGCCGGGAACGCTGTGGCGTATGCCACGGGAGGCTGGCGGACCTTCCGGCCGGTGGTGGAGATGGAGAAATGCACGCACTGCCTCTACTGCTGGCTCTACTGTCCGGATGATGCGGTTCGGGTGGCCGGCGGGCGGTTCGTGGGCTTCGATGAGCTCCACTGCAAAGGATGCGGGATCTGCGCGGCCGTCTGCCCGCCCAAGGCCATCACCATGGTCGAGGAAGCCCGTGTGATGGCCGGAGCGTAAGGAGGTGCGCGATGGGCCGATGGATGGCGCTGGAAGGCACCGAGGCGGTGGCCTACGCGATGAAGCAGATCGCCCCGGACGTGGTGGCCGCTTACCCCATCACCCCTCAGACCGGGATCGTGCAGACCTTCGCCCAGTTCGTGGCGGACGGGGAGGTCCCCACGGAGTTCATTCAGGCGGAGAGCGAGCACAGCGCCCTGAGCGCCTGCGTGGGCGCGGCGGCCGCAGGGGCCCGCGCCATGACCGCCACCTCCTCCCAGGGCCTGGCCCTGATGTGGGAGATCCTCCCCATTGCCGCCGCGATGCGGCTGCCCATCGTGATGCCCGTCGTCAACCGGGCCCTCTCCGCGCCCATCAACATCCATTGCGACCACTCCGACTCCATGGGCGCCCGGGACACGGGCTGGATCCAGATCTATTCGGAGAACGCTCAGGAGGCCTACGATAACACCCTGCAGGCCGTGCGCATCGCGGAGCACCCCCAGGTCCGCCTGCCTGTGATGGTGATGCAGGACGGCTTCATCACCAGCCACGCGGTGGAGCGCGTGTGGGTGGAGGACGACGATGCGGTGCGGGCCTTCCTGGGGACCTATCAGCCGGCCTGCACGCTCCTGAACTTCGAGCGGCCGCTCACCTTCGGGGCCCTGGATTTCTACGACTATTACTTCGAACACAAACGCCACCAGGTGGAGGCCATGCGCCGGGCGAAAGACGCGATCCTGGAGGTGGCCGAGGATTTCGCCCGACGCTTCGGACGCCGCTACGGGCTCTTCGAGACCTACCAGCTGGAGGACGCCGAGGTGGCGGTGGTGGTCCTCTCCTCCACCGCCGGGACCGCCCGCGTGGCGGTGGACAACCTGCGGCGGATGGGCTGGCGGGTCGGCCTGCTCAAGCCGCGGGTTTATCGTCCCTTCCCGGATCATGAGATCATCGCCGCCCTGCGGCACCTGCGGGCCATCGGCGTGATGGACCGGGCCATCGCTTTCGGGGCGCTGGAGAACGGAGGCCCCCTCTGGCTGGATCTGCTGGCGGCCGCCCACCGCCACGGCCTGCACATCCCCATTGCGGACTACGTGTTCGGCCTGGGCGGGCGGGACATCACCCCCTCGGAGATCGAGGGGATCTTCACCGACCTGATGCAGATCGCCGATCGCGGCGCGGTCACCCGCCCGGTCACCTACGTGGGGGTCCGCGGCGAGCTGCCGCTGCCCAGCCCCGCCGAGTGGTCCCTCTGGATCCCCGAGGCCACGATGGCCGGCGATTGAGGAGGTCCCCATGGCGGCTACTCCTCTGAACCTGAAGATCCTGTCGGAAAAGCCCACGCCTCTCTCCAGCGGGCACCGCCTGTGTGCCGGATGCGCGGAGGCCATCATCGTGAAGCAGGTCCTGCTGGCCATCGACGACCCGGTGGTGGTGATCAACGGCACCGGCTGTCTGGAGGTCTCCACCACCATCTTCCCCTACACGGCGTGGCGCGTGCCCTGGATCCACGTGGCCTTCGAGAACACCGCCGCCGTGGCCGCGGGGGTGGAGGCCGCTTACCGCGCCCTCGTCCGCCGGGGGGTCCTCCCGGCCGACCGCCGGGTGGTCTTCGTGGCCTTCGCCGGGGATGGAGGGAGCTACGATATCGGCCTTCAGGCCCTCTCAGGGGCGCTGGAACGCGGGCACCGCTTCCTCTACGTGTGTCTGGACAACGAAGGCTACATGAACACCGGCATCCAGCGCTCCGGTGCCACCCCCCGGGGGGCCTGGACCACCACCACGCCGGTGGGGAAGGTCATGCCGGGCAAACCCCAGTGGCGCAAGGATCTGACCGCCATCGTCGCCGCCCACCGGATCCCTTATGTGGCCCAGGTCGCCCCCTCCCACTGGAAGGATCTGATGACCCGGGTGCGCAAGGCCGTGGCCAGCGGAGGCCCTGCCTTCCTGAACGCCCTTTCCGACTGCAACCGGGGCTGGCGGCACGATCCGGCCCAGACCATCGAGGTCACCCGCCTGGCCGTCGAGACATGCTACTGGCCCCTCTTCGAGGTCGAGGATGGGGTGTGGCGGCTGAACTACCGGCCGCGCCGCAAGCTCCCCATCACCGAATACCTCCGGCTCCAGGGCCGGTTCGCTCACCTGCTCCGGCCGGAGTTCCAGGACCTGGTGGCGGAGATCCAGGCGGAGGTGGATCGACGCTGGGAGGAGCTGCTGCGTCGCTGCGGTGAGACGGCCTGAACCCCTTCGGCAACCCTGAGCACGGAGAGGCGTGCGATGCTGGTAGCGCGAGATATCATGACCCCCAACCCGGTCACCGTCCGGCCGGACGACCCGCTGGGCGTAGCGGTGGAGAAGATGCGCTCCCGTCGCTGCCGGCGGCTGCCGGTGGTGGAGGGGGACCGGCTGGTGGGGATCATCACGGATCGGGATGTGCGACTGGCCCTGAATTCCCCGCTGGTGCTCCACGAACGGCGCTCGGACCGGCTCCTCCTGGAGCATGTGCCGGTGCGGGCCTGCATGACGCCTGACCCCATCACGGTCTCCCCGGATACCCCGCTGATCGAGGTGGTGCGTCTGATGCGGGATCACAAGTTCGGCGGGGTGCCCGTCGTCGAGGGAGATCGCCTGGTCGGGATCATCACCGAGACGGATCTCATGGATCTGCTCATCCGGCTCCTGGAGTTCGGCGTGGATGAGATCCCCTGGAGCCGGATGCGACGCCCCGAGAGCGCTTCCGCCTTCCCGATCCCATCGGGAGCCCCTTCATCCAACGCTTCCAGGCGGGCGTGAGCCTTCCGAGGATCCTGGAACGACCCTTCCCGTCGGCGCAGGGCCTGGATCCAGGCCCTGCGCTCCTCCGTTCCTCCCCGCTCCCGACGCCCGGAGCCCGGCCGCGCCGTTCCGATGCCCGCCTGGCCGGCTCCGGCCACAGGATGCGCGGGGACCTCCGAAAGCAGGTGGAGTAAACTGGGAAACAGGAACCGCCGGAATTCGGAACGCGCGGAGGTCAGGATGCACATCGGGATCCCGAAAGAGCGCCGACCGGAGGAATACCGGGTGAGCCTCACCCCGGCAGGGGTGGAGATGCTGACCCAGGCCGGACATACGGTGTGGGTGGAGAGCGGGGCGGGCCTGGGAGCCGGCTTCACGGATGAGGACTACCGCCGCGCAGGCGCTCAGATCGTCTACTCCGGGCCTGAGGTCTACGGACGGGCGGATCTCGTCGTGAAGGTGGCGCGGCCCACTCAGGAGGAGTTCGAATGGCTGCGGGAGGGCCAGGCCCTGATGGGCTTCCTCCATCTCGCCGCCGCCCGACGGGACAAGATCGAGATCCTGCTCCGGCGGCGGATCACCGCCATCGCCTACGAGACGGTGCAGGCCGACGACGGGAGCCTCCCCATCCTGGCTCCGATCAGCGCCATCGCCGGACGCATGGCCGCCCATGTAGCGGCCACCCTGCTTCAGAACGACCGGGGGGGCAAAGGGATCCTCCTGGGCGGCGCCCCGGGCGTCCCACCCGCTGAGGTGGTGATCCTGGGGGCCGGCGTCGTAGGCTCCAACGCCGCCCGGGCCTTCGCCGGCATGGGAGCCAGCGTCTACGTGCTGGACAAAGACATCCGCCGGCTCCAGCGCCTCGAGGAGCTGTGCGGAAGCCAGGTCATCACCATGGTTTCCCATCCTTATAACCTGCGCAAGGTCGTCCGCTTCGCCGATGTGCTGATCGGCGCCGTGCTGGTGCCCGGCGCCCGCACGCCCATCCTGGTCACCCGGGAGATGGTCCGCGCCATGAAACCCCGTTCCCTGATCATGGACATCTCCATCGATCAGGGCGGGTGCGTCGAGACCAGCCGCCCCACCACCCATCGCGACCCCACCTTCGTCGAGGAGGGGGTGATCCACTACGCGGTGCCCAACATGACCGGCGTGCTGGGGCGGACCGCCACGCACGCGCTGACGAACGCTCTCTGGCCCTTCCTGGAGGAGATCGCCCGGGTGGGTCTGGAGGAGGCCCTGGATCGGGATCCTGCCCTGGCCCGCGGGGTGAACACGCGGGAGGGCCGGGTGACCCACCCGGAGCTGGCCCGCGTTCTGGAGATGGAGGCTTCGATCCGCCAGGGGTGATCCTCGTCGAGGAGGCATCCGATGTCCTGGATGGAACTCTACCGCGAGAAGCTGATGACGCCGGAGGAAGCCGTCCGTCGCTACATCCGATCCGGGATGCGGGTGTTCCTCTCGGGGAACTGCGGGGTCCCTCAGCGCCTGTTAGCCGCCCTGGTGGAATACGCCCCTCAGCTGGAGAACGTGGAGATCGTGCAGGTCCTCACCGTGGGCCCCGCGGATTATGTGGCCCCCGGCATGGAGCGGCACATCCGCGTCAACACCCTCTTCATCAGCGACAACGTTCGTCGGGCCGTCCAGGAGGGTCGGGCCGATTTCACCCCCTGTTTCCTCTCTGAGATCCCCGGCCTGTTCCGCAGCGGCCGGCTCCCTCTGGACGTGGCCCTCATCCAGGTCTCGCCGCCGGATGAGCATGGGTTCTGCTCCTTTGGGGTGGAGGTGGGGATCACCAAGCCGGCGGCCCAGTCGGCGCGCGTGGTGATCGCGGAGGTCAATGAACACATGCCCCGCACCCTGGGCGACAGCTTCATCCACATCTCCCGGCTCACCGCCGTCGTCCCTGTCTCCTACCCTCTCCCCGAGGTCCACATGGCGGAGCAGTCCGAGGTGGCCCGGCGCATCGCTGAGCACATCGCCGCCATGGTCCCGGACGGCGCCACGCTGCAGACCGGCATCGGGGCCATCCCCGACGCCGTCCTCCGGGCGCTTACGAATCACAAGGACCTGGGGATCCACACCGAGCTGTTCTCCGATGGGATCATCGATCTGGTGGAGAAAGGGGTGATCACGGGGGAGCGGAAAACCCTGCACCCCGGGAAGATCGTGGCCGGCTTCATGCTGGGCACCCGCCGGCTCTACGAGTTCGTCCACGACAACCCGATCTTTGAGCTGCATCCCACCGATTACGTGAACGACCCCTTCATCATCGCCCAAAACGAACGCATGGTGGCTATCAACTCCGCCATCGAGGTGGATCTCACCGGGCAGGTCTGCGCGGACAGCATCGGCCATCTCTTCTACAGCGGGGTGGGCGGGCAGCTGGATTTCATCTACGGCGCCTCCCGATCCCGCGGGGGGCTGCCTATCATCGCCCTGCCCAGCACCGCCCGCCTGAAGGATGGGACGGTGATCAGCCGCATCGTGCCCACCCTCAAACCCGGCGCCGGCGTCACCACCACCCGCAACCATGTCCGCTTCGTGGTCACCGAGTGGGGGGTGGCGGATCTCTATGGGAAGACCATCCGCCAGCGGGCCCGCGCCCTGATCGAGATCGCCCACCCGGACTTCCGGGAAGAGCTGGAGCGCGCCGCCTACGAGCTGCGTTATCTGCGGGAGGACCGATGACCCGGCGGCGCGCTTCTTGAACCTGTGATCCGGATGAAAGAACAGGATGAGCAAGCCGCTCCCTGATGGAGGATCCCTTCCGGTAAGGGGAGGCGTGAGGGATCTCCTGCGCGTCCTGGGGGAACGGGGGCTCCGGTTGCCTTTGTTCTACAAGATCCTGATCGCCAACACCCTCCTGGTCGCGGCCGGGGCCGTGATCGGCACCACCCTGTCCTTTCGGGCAGGCCACCAGCTGTCCGGGGAGGCCTATCATCGCTGGCACTACGTTTACATCCTGCTCTTCGCGGCGGGAGGGACGGCGCTGAGCGCCCTGATCTACAGCTTCCTGCTGCGCTGGGCCCTTCGTCCTCTGGAACAGCTCCAGGAAGCGGCCGAAGCGATCCGTCAGGGCCGGCTCGATGTGCGCGTCCCTCTCCACCCCTTCCGCGACGCTCAGATGGAACGGCTGGTGGAGACCTTCAACCGGATGGTGGAGACCATCGCCAGCAACAGCGAGCGCCTGCACTGGCTCTCCCAGCAGATCCTGCAGGCTCAGGAGGAGGAACGGGCACGGATCGCGCGGGAACTGCACGATGAGGCCGCCCAATGGTTGACCTCCCTGCTGATCCGCCAGCGCCTGCTTCTCCGCAACCTCCCCCCGGAGATGCGCCCGGAGGTGGAGGAGCTCCAGCGGATGACCGCCGCCGCCCTGGAGCATCTCCGCCGGATCGCCATGGAGCTCCGCCCCGCCATCCTGGATGACCTGGGGCTGGTGGAAGCGCTGCGATGGCAGGCGGAGGAGTTCCAGAAACAGACAGGGGTCCCCATCACCCTCCGGGTCCAGGGACGGATCGAACGGCTGCCCCGCCAGGTGGAGCTGGTTCTTTATCGGGTCGCCCAGGAAGCCCTGACCAACATCGCCCGGCACGCCCGGGCCACCCGGGTGGAGGTTACATTAAACTGCTCAACGGAGCATCTGGAGCTTTTCATCGCAGATGACGGGGTCGGCTTCGACCCGGAGGCGGTCCGGCGGTCGCGCGCCCGCTCCCTCGGGCTGATCGGGATGGCCGAGCGTCTCGCCCTGATCGGGGGGACGCTGGAGATCGATTCCGCCCCCGGCAAGGGCACGCGCATCCGCGCCCGGGTGCCTGCGGGTGGACCCCATTGTCTGGCTCGGGAGGTCTGGCATGATGAACGGAGGACGGAAGATCCGCATCCTGATCGCGGATGACCACCCGGTGCTCCGCCGGGGTCTGCGGGCGCTGATCGAAGAAGAGCCGGACATGGAGGTGGTGGGGGAGGCCGGGAACGGCCTGGAGGCGGTGCAGCTGGCCGAGCGGCTCCGCCCCGACGTGGTCATCATGGACATCTCGATGCCGGAGCTGGACGGGCTGGAGGCGACCCGGCGGATCCGCGAACGTTCCCCTTCCACCTACATCCTGATCCTCACCGTCCACGCCCACGAACGCTACCTCTTTCCCGTCCTCAAAGCGGGGGCCTCCGGATACGTTCGCAAGACCGCTGCGGATGAGGAGCTGATCGAAGCCATCCGGGTGGTAGCCCGAGGCGATGTCTTCCTCTATCCCTCCGCCACCCGCATGCTCCTGGACGATTACCTCGCCCAGGTTCGGGCCGGGCGTGAGCAGGATTCCTACGAGAGCCTCAGCGAGCGGGAGCGGGAGATCCTCCGCCTGCTGGCGGAGGGTCACACCAACGCGGAGATCGCTCAGAAATTGAACCTCAGCGTGAAAACGGTGGAGACTTACCGAACGCGCATCATGGAGAAGCTGCATCTGCGCACCCGGGCCGAGCTGGTGCGTTATGCCCTCCGCAAAGGCCTGATCTCCGAAGAGACCGCTTGATTCGAAAGGAGGACCCCTTTGGCCCGTTTGAGGCTTGAAGCGGACGGAACGCTGCGCCTCCCCCCGGAGATCCTTCGTTCATACGGCGTGGAGCCGGGGACGGAAGGCGTGCTGGAGCAAACGGAGGATGGATGGGCTTTCCACGCCATCCGCCCCGATCTGCGCCGCGTTTACGTGGAGGTCACTGCCCTCTGCAATCTCAACTGCGCCATCTGCATCCGTCGGGTCTGGCGGGATCGCCCCGGATCCATGCGCTGGGAGGTTTTCGAAGAGCTCATCCGACAGCTGCGGGCCTTCCCGGAGCTGCGCCGGATCACGTTCGGCGGGTTCGGGGAGCCTCTCGTCCATCCCCGCATCGCGGATATGGTGGCCCTGGCACGAACCCTGGGTGTGGGGATCACCCTGACCACTAACGGCCTGCTTTTGGATCGGGCGATGGCGGAGGCGCTGTCGGAAGCCGGGCTGGACACGGTGGTTGTGTCCATCGACACCGCCCACCTTCAGGCCTATCGGCAGGCCGGCCTGGTCGACGGCCTGGATCGGGTCATCGATAACATCCGCGGGCTGCAGGCGCTGGCGCGGGCGCACCGCCGCCTGGTCCCCCGCATCGGGCTGGAGTTCGTGCTCACCCGGGACAGCCTCCCGGAGCTCCCTCATGTCCCCCGCCTGGCCCAGGCGCTGGGAGCCTCGTTCGTTCTCATCACCCATCTGCTCCCCCACACGCCGGATCAGGCCCAGGCCATCCTGTATGACCGCGGAGAGCCCCTCCCCGCCCTCCCCGGCTGGCCGGTCCCCGGCGGGGACTGGCTGGTCTGGGGCCTCGCTCGCATGCCGCGCTCCCGATGGGGCGCGATGCGGCGCTGCCGCTTTATCGAAGAACGCTCCACCGTGATCCGCTGGGACGGCGGGGTCAGCCCCTGCTATGCGTTGATGCATTCTTATCCCTATTACATTTACGGACGTCGCAAAGAGGTCACCGCCTACATCCTGGGCTTCATCCAGCAACAACCCCTCATCGAGATCTGGGGCTCGGAGGAATATGTGCGGTTCCGGGCGAAAGTGCGGGCCTTCCGTTTCCCCTCTTGTGTGGATTGCGGGATGGCCTGCTACTACGCCGCCCACAACGAGGACTGCTGGGGAAACACTCCCTCCTGCGCCGATTGTCTCTGGGCTCAGGATATCATCCGCTGCCCATGAAGAAAAAGCGGGTCAGACCCCTCCAGGGTCTGACCCGCCAGATGCCCTCGCCGGCTTCACTGGGCTTTCTCCACGGGCTCCCCGGCCTTCTGCCAGCCGACGATGGCGGGGGTGAAGTTGCGCACGTTGGTGTAGCCCAGCAGCTGCAGCGCCGCCGTGGCCATCCCCGCTCGATGCCCCGTCCGGCAATAGACCACCACCGGCTTGTCCTTCGGCAACTTGTCCAGATTCTTCGCCAGCGTCCGAATCGGGATGTTCACCGCCCCAGGGATGTGCCCCTCCGCATACTCGTTCGGCTCCCGCACATCCACCAGCACCACGTTCCCCGCCGCCAGCATGTCCTTCAACGCTTCCACCGTCCCCACCGTGTAATACTTGTCCGGAATCCCGCTCAAAAACCGATCCACCACCGCGAGGAGCTCCGGATCCACCTGGGGCTGTCCGACGGAGCGCGCTTCCACCGGCTCGGTGCTGAGCGGCTCCCCCGCGTCCTTCCAGCCGACAATGGCGGGGGTGAAGTTGCGCACGTTGGTGTAGCCCAGCAGCTGCAGCGCCGCCGTGGCCATCCCCGCTCGATGCCCCGTCCGGCAATAGACCACCACCGGCTTGTCCTTCGGCAACTTGTCCAGATTCTTCGCCAGCGTCCGAATCGGGATGTTCACCGCCCCAGGGATGTGCCCCTCCGCATACTCGTTCGGCTCCCGCACATCCACCAGCACCACATTCCCCGCCGCCAGCATGTCCTTCAACGCTTCCACCGTCCCCACCGTGTAATACTTGTCCGGAATCCCGCTCAAAAACCGATCCACCACCGCCTTCACATCGAGGGCCGCTTTGGTGGGCGTCGGCGGGACCGGAGTGGGCGCCACCGTCGGCGTGGGAGGGGCCACGGTGGGCGTCGGAGCGACCGCAGGCCCGCAGGCCGCCAGCGTTAGAGCAAAGATGGTGAGAAGGATCCACAACGTCCGCTTCATGGTTGCCTCCTGAGACTCAGGGTTTCGTGCATGCTTATCCCACTGCTTCCTCCTCGGCCCGGGCGCCGCGAACCCGGCGAGGCTCCGGGATCTCCTCCTGCACTTCGATCACATAGGGAGGCTCCTGGGGGATGGAGGCCAGCCACAGGGCATGCTCCATCCGAGCGTATTCCTCGCTGACGTAGCCAGTGGTCATCGCCGGCAGGGCATCGTAGACGAAAGTGAAATAGATGTGGCCTACGGTGAGGATGGCCATCAGGGCCATCGAGAGATCATGAACGAGCGTTGCCGCGAGCAGGCCGGTGGGCCCGAGGGAGCCCTTGCCCAGCCACAGGGCCAGGCCGGAGCCGGAGATGGCAAAGTAAGCGATGATGGTGAGGGCGTGATGGATCTTCTGGCCCGCGTTGACCCGCCCCTGAGGGGGCAGATGCGAGGTGCGACCCAGGAAATAGCCCGGGAAACCTTTCAGCCATTCCAGATCCTCTCGGGTGTAGGTGAAGGAATCCCGAACCAGATCCCGAAGCCCCCGGAAGTCCAGAAGGGCATACAGGGCGGGGGTGAGGAGGAAGATCACCGCCGCCACCCGGTGCAGCAGGCGGGAGAGGCCGCCGGCCGCGAGGAAGGAGAGGGGTGGCCAGATCAGGGCCAGCCCGGTGATGAGGAGAACGAAGAAGGCCCCCGCGTGGAGCCAGTGGACCACCCGCTGGCCCGGACGATAGCGCAGCACCCATCGGACAGTCCGCGTGGCCATGGTTCACTCCCCATGGTTTTGCGAGTTCCGCTTTTCCTCTAAATGACGCCGCCGGGCGATGAAGAAGGCGATCCCGCTGGTGAGGACGCTGAGCGCGAGGGCGCCCAGACTCAAGGGCTGAACCCCATCCTTCCAGATGGCCAGGGGCGGGATCTGCGGCTGCGCCGGCAGGCCCAGCGCCTCCGGCGGTGCCGGAAGCACCATGATGACCCCCAGACCGCCCATCTGGGTCTCTCCATAGATCTGAGCCTCGGGGTAGCGATCCTTCAGAGCGGCCACCCGCGCCCGCGCCTCCGCCAGGATCTCTTCCCGGGTCCCGCACTGCAGGGCCCCCGCCGGGCAGGTTCGGACGCACCAGGGCTCCTCACCCCTCTGGACCAAATCGAGACACGAAGCGCATTTGGAGACGCGTCCGTCCACCAGGCGCGGCACCTTATATGGGCAAACTTCGACGCAGTAGCCGCACCCGCTGCATCGGTCGAAATCCACCAGCGTGAAGCCATCGCGCTTGTAGAGGGCGCCGGTCGGACAGACCTGGACGCATGCCGCCTCCGCACAGTGGAAGCAACGATGAGGGACGAAGGCGCCCCGCAGCTCGGGGAAGCGGCCCCACACCACCTCCCGGATCTCCACCCATCGCTCTCCGGGGGCCAGCTCCCGGCCGGCCTTGCAGGCGATCACACAGGCCTGACAACCCAGACATCGGCTCAGGTCGATGAGCATCGCCAGTCGGGCCACTTCACACCTCCCGGATCAGGCGCACGAAATTCACCCGCATCCCCGCCCCGCCCGAGATCGGATCCAGACGATACCGGGTGATGAGCAGGTTGTCGCTCGCCCCCCGTCCCTCCGCCCGGCTCAACCGGGAACCCCGATGGCCGAAGCCGT is drawn from Thermoflexus hugenholtzii and contains these coding sequences:
- the porA gene encoding hypothetical protein gives rise to the protein MGRWMALEGTEAVAYAMKQIAPDVVAAYPITPQTGIVQTFAQFVADGEVPTEFIQAESEHSALSACVGAAAAGARAMTATSSQGLALMWEILPIAAAMRLPIVMPVVNRALSAPINIHCDHSDSMGARDTGWIQIYSENAQEAYDNTLQAVRIAEHPQVRLPVMVMQDGFITSHAVERVWVEDDDAVRAFLGTYQPACTLLNFERPLTFGALDFYDYYFEHKRHQVEAMRRAKDAILEVAEDFARRFGRRYGLFETYQLEDAEVAVVVLSSTAGTARVAVDNLRRMGWRVGLLKPRVYRPFPDHEIIAALRHLRAIGVMDRAIAFGALENGGPLWLDLLAAAHRHGLHIPIADYVFGLGGRDITPSEIEGIFTDLMQIADRGAVTRPVTYVGVRGELPLPSPAEWSLWIPEATMAGD
- a CDS encoding thiamine pyrophosphate-dependent enzyme produces the protein MAATPLNLKILSEKPTPLSSGHRLCAGCAEAIIVKQVLLAIDDPVVVINGTGCLEVSTTIFPYTAWRVPWIHVAFENTAAVAAGVEAAYRALVRRGVLPADRRVVFVAFAGDGGSYDIGLQALSGALERGHRFLYVCLDNEGYMNTGIQRSGATPRGAWTTTTPVGKVMPGKPQWRKDLTAIVAAHRIPYVAQVAPSHWKDLMTRVRKAVASGGPAFLNALSDCNRGWRHDPAQTIEVTRLAVETCYWPLFEVEDGVWRLNYRPRRKLPITEYLRLQGRFAHLLRPEFQDLVAEIQAEVDRRWEELLRRCGETA
- a CDS encoding CBS domain-containing protein; protein product: MLVARDIMTPNPVTVRPDDPLGVAVEKMRSRRCRRLPVVEGDRLVGIITDRDVRLALNSPLVLHERRSDRLLLEHVPVRACMTPDPITVSPDTPLIEVVRLMRDHKFGGVPVVEGDRLVGIITETDLMDLLIRLLEFGVDEIPWSRMRRPESASAFPIPSGAPSSNASRRA
- the ald gene encoding alanine dehydrogenase, translating into MHIGIPKERRPEEYRVSLTPAGVEMLTQAGHTVWVESGAGLGAGFTDEDYRRAGAQIVYSGPEVYGRADLVVKVARPTQEEFEWLREGQALMGFLHLAAARRDKIEILLRRRITAIAYETVQADDGSLPILAPISAIAGRMAAHVAATLLQNDRGGKGILLGGAPGVPPAEVVILGAGVVGSNAARAFAGMGASVYVLDKDIRRLQRLEELCGSQVITMVSHPYNLRKVVRFADVLIGAVLVPGARTPILVTREMVRAMKPRSLIMDISIDQGGCVETSRPTTHRDPTFVEEGVIHYAVPNMTGVLGRTATHALTNALWPFLEEIARVGLEEALDRDPALARGVNTREGRVTHPELARVLEMEASIRQG
- a CDS encoding acetyl-CoA hydrolase/transferase C-terminal domain-containing protein; its protein translation is MELYREKLMTPEEAVRRYIRSGMRVFLSGNCGVPQRLLAALVEYAPQLENVEIVQVLTVGPADYVAPGMERHIRVNTLFISDNVRRAVQEGRADFTPCFLSEIPGLFRSGRLPLDVALIQVSPPDEHGFCSFGVEVGITKPAAQSARVVIAEVNEHMPRTLGDSFIHISRLTAVVPVSYPLPEVHMAEQSEVARRIAEHIAAMVPDGATLQTGIGAIPDAVLRALTNHKDLGIHTELFSDGIIDLVEKGVITGERKTLHPGKIVAGFMLGTRRLYEFVHDNPIFELHPTDYVNDPFIIAQNERMVAINSAIEVDLTGQVCADSIGHLFYSGVGGQLDFIYGASRSRGGLPIIALPSTARLKDGTVISRIVPTLKPGAGVTTTRNHVRFVVTEWGVADLYGKTIRQRARALIEIAHPDFREELERAAYELRYLREDR
- a CDS encoding sensor histidine kinase; this encodes MRDLLRVLGERGLRLPLFYKILIANTLLVAAGAVIGTTLSFRAGHQLSGEAYHRWHYVYILLFAAGGTALSALIYSFLLRWALRPLEQLQEAAEAIRQGRLDVRVPLHPFRDAQMERLVETFNRMVETIASNSERLHWLSQQILQAQEEERARIARELHDEAAQWLTSLLIRQRLLLRNLPPEMRPEVEELQRMTAAALEHLRRIAMELRPAILDDLGLVEALRWQAEEFQKQTGVPITLRVQGRIERLPRQVELVLYRVAQEALTNIARHARATRVEVTLNCSTEHLELFIADDGVGFDPEAVRRSRARSLGLIGMAERLALIGGTLEIDSAPGKGTRIRARVPAGGPHCLAREVWHDERRTEDPHPDRG
- a CDS encoding response regulator transcription factor codes for the protein MNGGRKIRILIADDHPVLRRGLRALIEEEPDMEVVGEAGNGLEAVQLAERLRPDVVIMDISMPELDGLEATRRIRERSPSTYILILTVHAHERYLFPVLKAGASGYVRKTAADEELIEAIRVVARGDVFLYPSATRMLLDDYLAQVRAGREQDSYESLSEREREILRLLAEGHTNAEIAQKLNLSVKTVETYRTRIMEKLHLRTRAELVRYALRKGLISEETA
- a CDS encoding tungsten cofactor oxidoreductase radical SAM maturase, yielding MARLRLEADGTLRLPPEILRSYGVEPGTEGVLEQTEDGWAFHAIRPDLRRVYVEVTALCNLNCAICIRRVWRDRPGSMRWEVFEELIRQLRAFPELRRITFGGFGEPLVHPRIADMVALARTLGVGITLTTNGLLLDRAMAEALSEAGLDTVVVSIDTAHLQAYRQAGLVDGLDRVIDNIRGLQALARAHRRLVPRIGLEFVLTRDSLPELPHVPRLAQALGASFVLITHLLPHTPDQAQAILYDRGEPLPALPGWPVPGGDWLVWGLARMPRSRWGAMRRCRFIEERSTVIRWDGGVSPCYALMHSYPYYIYGRRKEVTAYILGFIQQQPLIEIWGSEEYVRFRAKVRAFRFPSCVDCGMACYYAAHNEDCWGNTPSCADCLWAQDIIRCP
- a CDS encoding rhodanese-like domain-containing protein, giving the protein MKRTLWILLTIFALTLAACGPAVAPTPTVAPPTPTVAPTPVPPTPTKAALDVKAVVDRFLSGIPDKYYTVGTVEALKDMLAAGNVVLVDVREPNEYAEGHIPGAVNIPIRTLAKNLDKLPKDKPVVVYCRTGHRAGMATAALQLLGYTNVRNFTPAIVGWKDAGEPLSTEPVEARSVGQPQVDPELLAVVDRFLSGIPDKYYTVGTVEALKDMLAAGNVVLVDVREPNEYAEGHIPGAVNIPIRTLAKNLDKLPKDKPVVVYCRTGHRAGMATAALQLLGYTNVRNFTPAIVGWQKAGEPVEKAQ
- a CDS encoding formate dehydrogenase subunit gamma, giving the protein MATRTVRWVLRYRPGQRVVHWLHAGAFFVLLITGLALIWPPLSFLAAGGLSRLLHRVAAVIFLLTPALYALLDFRGLRDLVRDSFTYTREDLEWLKGFPGYFLGRTSHLPPQGRVNAGQKIHHALTIIAYFAISGSGLALWLGKGSLGPTGLLAATLVHDLSMALMAILTVGHIYFTFVYDALPAMTTGYVSEEYARMEHALWLASIPQEPPYVIEVQEEIPEPRRVRGARAEEEAVG
- a CDS encoding 4Fe-4S dicluster domain-containing protein, with product MARLAMLIDLSRCLGCQACVIACKAGRELAPGERWVEIREVVWGRFPELRGAFVPHRCFHCAEAACVQVCPTGALYKRDGFTLVDFDRCSGCGYCVEVCPYKVPRLVDGRVSKCASCLDLVQRGEEPWCVRTCPAGALQCGTREEILAEARARVAALKDRYPEAQIYGETQMGGLGVIMVLPAPPEALGLPAQPQIPPLAIWKDGVQPLSLGALALSVLTSGIAFFIARRRHLEEKRNSQNHGE